A genomic segment from Dermacentor silvarum isolate Dsil-2018 chromosome 11, BIME_Dsil_1.4, whole genome shotgun sequence encodes:
- the LOC119432642 gene encoding uncharacterized protein LOC119432642: protein MFSNSFNLVAVATMLSATARSRWRFPRNQRWFEDTLPNLGEAHFKRCFRVSPATFRYIVESCRSDLQRVDTVMTEAISVEKRVAVALYRLCSTAEDRTISELFSLGRSTVNKIYKEFCAAVLQNLEEAWLKMPAPADIEDHMREFHAMTGFPQGVGALDGCHFPVSPPKEHASDYHNYKGWYSMILLAMVDHRYRFRYTNVGSPGRCHDAFVYGRSTLRKLIESDLFQRQTVAIEGVHVPPIILCDQAFSLTCNLQKPYANALPNTPEYALNYNLSKSRRIVENAFGRMKARFRFVMKRMECSLDTARLVIRACCVLHNVCEEFQERVEQQWEQEVAMWDATHEQPAQNHVLVVAKL from the exons ATGTTTTCGAACTCGTTCAACTTAGTTGCCGTCGCTACCATGTTGAGCGCAACAGCCAGATCTCGATGGCGCTTTCCTCGCAACCAGCGGTGGTTTGAAGACACCCTGCCTAATTTGGGAGAAGCGCACTTCAAGAGGTGTTTTCGTGTTTCACCAGCCACGTTCAGGTATATCGTGGAATCTTGTCGCAGCGATCTGCAACGTGTAGATACTGTAATGACCGAGGCCATTTCCGTGGAAAAAAGAGTCGCCGTCGCTCTCTACCGTTTGTGTTCTACTGCGGAAGACAGGACGATTTCAGAGTTATTTTCACTTGGCCGTTCAACAGTGAACAAAATATACAAGGAGTTCTGTGCAGCCGTTCTGCAAAACCTTGAGGAAGCCTGGCTCAAGATGCCTGCACCTGCAGACATTGAAGATCACATGAGGGAGTTTCATGCCATGACTGGGTTCCCGCAAGGCGTTGGGGCACTCGACGGTTGCCATTTCCCGGTGTCGCCTCCGAAAGAACATGCTTCAGATTACCACAACTACAAGGGGTG GTACAGTATGATCCTGCTGGCAATGGTCGACCACCGTTACCGGTTCCGCTACACAAACGTCGGCTCTCCTGGGCGATGCCACGATGCATTTGTTTATGGCAGGTCGACACTTCGGAAGCTCATTGAAAGTGATTTATTTCAACGTCAAACAGTTGCCATTGAAGGTGTTCATGTACCTCCTATTATTTTATGCGATCAGGCGTTTTCACTGACATGTAATCTTCAAAAGCCATACGCAAATGCATTACCAAACACACCTGAATATGCACTTAATTACAACTTGTCAAAATCAAGAAGAATTGTGGAAAATGCTTTTGGACGAATGAAAGCCAGATTTCGCTTTGTTATGAAGCGCATGGAATGCAGTCTTGACACTGCCAGATTGGTCATTAGGGCATGCTGTGTTTTGCACAATGTATGTGAGGAATTCCAAGAACGAGTAGAGCAGCAATGGGAGCAAGAGGTAGCCATGTGGGATGCCACCCACGAACAGCCTGCTCAGAATCATGTGCTGGTAGTGGCCAAGCTATAA